The Christiangramia forsetii KT0803 DNA segment TGGGCCCTATACTACTTGTACGTAAAGGCCAAAAAGTTAGGATCCGGTTTAAAAATCAACTGCCAGAAGAAAGCATTGTCCATTGGCACGGGATGCACGTACCGGAAAAATTTGATGGACACCCCAAGGATGTTATAAATAACGGGGAAACCTATGTTTACGAATTTGAAATTATGAACCGTGCTGGCACCTACTGGTTCCACCCCCATCCCCACGGCCGAACTGGCCCACAGGTATATAACGGACTGGCCGGGATGCTCCTTGTTACAGATGAAGAAGAGGAAAAACTGGACTTGCCAAAAGGAGAATTTGATGTTCCGGTTATAATTCAGGATAGGAAGTTTGACGAAAACAACCAGTTGGTTTATTTAGACAGGGGTAGAATGGACCAGATGATGGGTTTCCTTGGTAACCGGATTTTTATCAATGGAAAGCCAGATAAAGAATTACCCTTAAAATCAGGTTGTACCTATCGATTGCGTTTTTTAAATGCTTCTAATTCCCGCTTTTACAAATTGGGTTGGGAAGATGGAAGCCCCCTAATGGTTATTGGTATCGATGGTAGCCTTTTAGAACGACCAAGATCAATGCCATACATAATGTTGGGTGTGGCAAAGCGTGCCGATATTTGGCTGGATTTAAAGAATATACCTGTAGGTACCCGCTTTACCTTAAAAAGCCTTCCCTTTTCTGCGGGAATGATGAATATGGGAATGATGGGAGGCATGGCTAGCGATCTACCCCTGGGCAGTGAGTATTCTGTTCTCAATATCAATGTAGATGAACAGGGAAGCAATACAAATGAGCTGCCGGACAAATTGGCTGTTTTTAACAAAATTAATCCTTCGGAAGCCATTAATAGGGATAACCCAAGAACCTTCAAATTCTTTATGCAACGCATGGAATGGACCATCGATGGAAGAACCTGGGAAACAACCGGGGTTACTGAAGAAGAAACTGTAAAACTCAATACGACGGAAATCTGGAATTTAGTAAATACTGGTGGAGGTATGATGAGTGATGGAGGAATGATGAAAGGAAAAGGAATGATGGGTGGGGGAATGATGCAAATGCCTCATCCCATTCATATACATCAGGTACAATTTAATATTTTGGAACGGGACCCTTCTGAAATGGACGAAGATGTCTGGAATTCCGTAAAGGATGGGTTAATAGATGATGGTTGGCAGGATACGGTATTACTAATGCCCGGAATGAAAATTAAAATCATTATGCGTTTCAAGAACTTTAAAGGTTTGTTCCTGTATCACTGTCATAATTTGGAGCATGAAGATATGGGGATGATGCGTAATTATAAAATTGAATAAATAAATTGAGAAATATGGGAAATATGGAAATGGATGGGTTTTGTTGGATGTGTGCCGCAGTTTGGATAGGAGGAATCATTTTAGCGGCCCTGATTATCTATCTTCTAATTAAGCTTATCAGGAAAAACAGGAATTCCTAATATGGAAGGTTTTAAATGGGCGGTTTTAATTTTGCCCGGGGTTTCATTGTTAGGGGTCATTTTATTGTATTTCTATTTTAAAAATACGGTAAAGGATAAAGTTGCTTACAGGTACTACATATGGACCATTGCACTTACGGCTTTCTTTTTAAATTTAGTTTGGGAGCTATTGCACGGGCCTTTATATGAAGGATATCAGTATGATTGGCCACACATCAGGATGTGTTTAGTAGCATCGGTTACAGATATGTTGACCCTTCTGATTATGCTGTTTGGATTTGGGTTGTTCTATAAAAACATTTATTGGGCACAAAATCTGAGTTTTGATAAGATCCTGTTGATTGTGATAACGGGAGGTACTGGAACAACTCTTCTGGAGCGTTGGCATATCGCCACCGGACAATGGGAATATGCTGCAGCAATGCCAATGGTGCCGTTTGTGGAAGTGGGGCTTACTCCCTTATTGCAATTTACAATCCTTCCTATCATCATTTTCATAATTGGAAAAGCACTCTCAATACAAAAATTATAGAAATCAGAAATTAATTGAGATGAAGGGAAAACGGACATATAAAAGAAAATTAAAAAAACAAAAAAAAACTCAAAAGAATAAGATAACGCAAAAGGACAAACTAATAGCATTATTAGCTTTTTTCGGAATTTTTTTGACTGCAGCTTATCTTGCACTTCAGATGCTATTTATGGGTGATTAATAACCCGATACCTATCCCCAGAAAGTGATTAGGATAATAGTTAGAAAGATTTTTCTTCAATGTAAATTAAAAATTTTTCATTCAACGGAAGTTTGAAAAGCTGTACACATCTATTATTAATATATAAGTAGTTCTATGATTCAAATCAGTGGTAGACACAGGATTAGATATATCGCGCTCAATCATTTTACTAAAGATTGATGATTCCAAAATATATTATTTTAAATCCACCGAAAACGCGAAAGCCTTTATTCAGAAGAAAAAAAATGACTCATAATATGTTATCACAGGTTCAGGCGAAATATTCATAAACAATATGAAATTGAAAAAGCACTTTAAAATTTTTCTCATGTTAGTTTTCTTAGGAGGAGGTCTTATCTCTTGTAAAAGCAAAGAGGAAAAATTACCAATTCTTGGGAGCACAGAACCTATTAATAATGGAAAAGATACAATTTATCATAAAATACCGGATTTTAGTTTTACCGATCAAAATGGGAAAACTATTACTGCGAAAACCTTTGAAAATAAGATATATGTAGCAGATTTCTTTTTTACCTCCTGTACTACTATCTGTCCGGTTATGGGGAAAGAAATGCAAAGGCTATATGAAAAATATAAAGGAAATGAAAAAATTGCCTTTCTATCACATAGTATAGATCCTGCACATGATAGTGTACCGGTACTAAAAGAATATTCAGAAGATTTAGGTGTAGATAACCACCAATGGCATTTTGTAACAGGGGAACAAGAGGCTATTTTCAATATGGCTCAAAATCACTATATGATCAGTGCTATGAGAGATTCAACGCTTCCCGACGGGGTGCTTCATAGCGGTGCTTTTATTCTGGTAGATAGCCAAAAACGGATAAGAGGGTATTATGACGGTACAAGTAAAAAAGAAGTAGATAAATTGATTTCTGATATTTCCATACTGCTACAGCATAATTAACTTTAAAGTCCTGGGGAGGGAAGGAAAAGCTTTTCATTGAGCTGTTAGTTAGTTAAAAATTTCCTTTTCAGGCATTTTAAATAAAAATAATATGAAACATACTTACCATATCCACGGGATGACCTGCGACGGTTGTAGAACCCACGTTGAAAATACCCTTTCAAAAGTTGAAGGGGTTACCAATGCTTCTGTAGATTTAGAAAAAGGAGAGGCATCTATCGAAATGGAATCTCATATTCCCATTAGTAAGTTTCAGAAGGCACTTAAACGTGATGGTGGGCAATACAGCATTCACCAAAATGGGGAACACCATCATACTGAAGAAATGAAGAGCGCCGAAAAACCCAAGGGGGAAAAGACAGGAATTTATTATTGCCCGATGCATTGCGAGGGAGACAAAACCTACGACCAACCAGGTGATTGTCCTGTATGCGGAATGGATCTGGTAGAGGAACAAAGCCTTTCTGCCAATTCTTCAACACAATATACCTGCCCGATGCACCCCGAAATTGTAAAGGACGAACCGGGAGATTGTCCCATTTGCGGAATGGACCTGGTGCCCATGGAACCGGATATATCTACAGAGGAAAAAAATTATAAAAAGCTACTAAAAAAGTTTTGGATTGCAGTGCTGTTTACAGTCCCCATATTAATTATTGCAATGTCTGAATTGCTCCAGAATAATCCTCTGGAAGGGCTTTTGGAGGTGGAAGTTTGGAACTGGATTCAACTCGCTTTATCCCTGCCGGTGGTTTTTTATGCAACCTGGATGTTTTTTGAACGTGCGTGGCATTCCATAAAAACCTGGAACCTTAATATGTTTACCCTTATTGGGATCGGCACCGGCGTAGCCTGGTTATTTAGTGTTTTTGGGATGTTGTTTCCCGACTTTTTCCCGGCTCAGTTTAAAACCGAGGCAGGAACCGTTTTTGTTTACTATGAAGTTGCCACGGTTATCTTGGCCCTGGTAATGTTAGGACAGGTATTGGAGGCCAGGGCACATAGCAAAACTAATTCAGCAGTAAAGGAATTGTTGAAATTAGCACCTAACAAGGCAATTAAAGTCGTTGATGGGCAGGATATAGAAGTATCTATCGATAGTATTGAAATAGGCGATACGCTTCGGGTAAAACCGGGGGACAAAATACCGGTGGATGGCGTAATTACCGAAGGGGAAACCTCTGTAGATGAGTCCATGATAACCGGTGAGCCTATACCCGTAAGTAAAACCATGGATAATAAGGTTAGTAGCGGTACAATAAACGGCAACCAGTCATTTTTGATGAAAGCAGAAAAAGTAGGATCTGATACCTTATTATCCCAAATAATAAAAATGGTTAATGATGCGAGTCGAAGCAAGGCGCCCATCCAAAAACTGGCCGATACGGTCTCTGGCTATTTTGTACCTGTAGTTGTTATTATTGCGGTGATTACTTTTGCGATTTGGGCAAT contains these protein-coding regions:
- a CDS encoding multicopper oxidase family protein, which codes for MEAKELDRRKFLKLGSTGAAVLISFPFLNACKDSSAENNNDISADFEPDLDIDLTAKEVEIPILEGNPTRVWKFEGKLNKGDSAALQEDQNNYLGPILLVRKGQKVRIRFKNQLPEESIVHWHGMHVPEKFDGHPKDVINNGETYVYEFEIMNRAGTYWFHPHPHGRTGPQVYNGLAGMLLVTDEEEEKLDLPKGEFDVPVIIQDRKFDENNQLVYLDRGRMDQMMGFLGNRIFINGKPDKELPLKSGCTYRLRFLNASNSRFYKLGWEDGSPLMVIGIDGSLLERPRSMPYIMLGVAKRADIWLDLKNIPVGTRFTLKSLPFSAGMMNMGMMGGMASDLPLGSEYSVLNINVDEQGSNTNELPDKLAVFNKINPSEAINRDNPRTFKFFMQRMEWTIDGRTWETTGVTEEETVKLNTTEIWNLVNTGGGMMSDGGMMKGKGMMGGGMMQMPHPIHIHQVQFNILERDPSEMDEDVWNSVKDGLIDDGWQDTVLLMPGMKIKIIMRFKNFKGLFLYHCHNLEHEDMGMMRNYKIE
- a CDS encoding heavy metal translocating P-type ATPase, yielding MKHTYHIHGMTCDGCRTHVENTLSKVEGVTNASVDLEKGEASIEMESHIPISKFQKALKRDGGQYSIHQNGEHHHTEEMKSAEKPKGEKTGIYYCPMHCEGDKTYDQPGDCPVCGMDLVEEQSLSANSSTQYTCPMHPEIVKDEPGDCPICGMDLVPMEPDISTEEKNYKKLLKKFWIAVLFTVPILIIAMSELLQNNPLEGLLEVEVWNWIQLALSLPVVFYATWMFFERAWHSIKTWNLNMFTLIGIGTGVAWLFSVFGMLFPDFFPAQFKTEAGTVFVYYEVATVILALVMLGQVLEARAHSKTNSAVKELLKLAPNKAIKVVDGQDIEVSIDSIEIGDTLRVKPGDKIPVDGVITEGETSVDESMITGEPIPVSKTMDNKVSSGTINGNQSFLMKAEKVGSDTLLSQIIKMVNDASRSKAPIQKLADTVSGYFVPVVVIIAVITFAIWAIWGPEPAYVYALVNAIAVLIIACPCALGLATPMSIMVGVGKGAQNGVLVKNAEALEKMDKVDTLIVDKTGTITEGKPTVETVGAFKGGLNEKEVLQYIVSLNNLSEHPLAEATVKYGKEQKAEFLKADGFNAVTGKGVEGKVNGKKLALGNVKMMEKADAALSEEMIEEAQSFQKEGKTVSYLSVAGKVAGYVVIGDKIKKTSANAIKELQDKGIAVIMLTGDNHDTAQAVAGELNLADFKASMLPENKLQEVEKLQNQGKVVAMAGDGINDAPALAKSDVGIAMGTGTDVAIESAAITLVKGDLQGIVKARHLSDAVMKNIKQNLFFAFIYNTIGVPVAAGILFPFFGILLSPMIAAAAMSLSSVSVIANALRLRTKKIE
- a CDS encoding SCO family protein; protein product: MLVFLGGGLISCKSKEEKLPILGSTEPINNGKDTIYHKIPDFSFTDQNGKTITAKTFENKIYVADFFFTSCTTICPVMGKEMQRLYEKYKGNEKIAFLSHSIDPAHDSVPVLKEYSEDLGVDNHQWHFVTGEQEAIFNMAQNHYMISAMRDSTLPDGVLHSGAFILVDSQKRIRGYYDGTSKKEVDKLISDISILLQHN